A single genomic interval of Asinibacterium sp. OR53 harbors:
- the cas2 gene encoding CRISPR-associated endonuclease Cas2 produces MSSHYHTRLNAYRIMWVLVLFDLPTDTKKDRKAYANFRKKLLVDGFQMFQFSIYMRHCPSRENADAHIKRVKSFLPAKGHVGIFQLTDKQFGMIELFYCRESKSTQAPVQQLAMF; encoded by the coding sequence ATGAGTAGTCATTACCATACTCGTTTAAATGCTTACCGGATTATGTGGGTTTTAGTATTATTTGACCTGCCGACTGACACAAAAAAAGACCGGAAAGCCTATGCCAATTTCCGGAAAAAACTACTTGTTGATGGTTTCCAGATGTTCCAGTTTAGCATTTATATGCGACACTGTCCTAGCCGCGAGAACGCAGACGCACATATCAAACGCGTAAAAAGCTTTTTACCGGCTAAAGGGCATGTGGGAATTTTCCAACTTACTGATAAACAGTTCGGTATGATCGAATTATTCTATTGCAGAGAGTCCAAAAGTACCCAAGCACCCGTCCAGCAGCTTGCAATGTTCTGA
- the cas1 gene encoding type II CRISPR-associated endonuclease Cas1 produces MIKRTLYFGNPAYLKTRNEQLVFESPETGEVKQVPIEDIGVLITDHQQITISSALLSKLLSGNVAFISCDATHHPTGLLLNLDGHTLQSARFTAQIEASVPLKKQLWQQTISAKISNQAGVLNWQRLHCQNLVNWAREVKSGDPDNHEALAAAYYWKHLFTHTGVGMGFKREREGLPPNNLLNYGYAILRALVARSLVASGLLPTLGIFHRNQYNAYCLADDIMEPYRPFVDKLVWDIIRMNGASAELSPSVKKSLLGIPAMDVRIRDEKSPLMVAVQRTTASLARCFEGKTRKIDYPEFASLP; encoded by the coding sequence ATGATCAAACGCACCTTATACTTCGGCAATCCCGCTTATCTCAAAACCAGGAACGAACAATTAGTATTTGAGAGCCCTGAGACTGGGGAAGTCAAACAAGTGCCGATTGAAGATATCGGAGTACTGATTACCGATCATCAACAGATCACTATTTCGTCAGCATTGCTGTCGAAATTATTATCCGGCAATGTTGCTTTCATCAGTTGCGATGCCACTCACCATCCTACCGGTTTGTTGTTAAATTTAGATGGTCATACCTTACAAAGTGCCCGCTTTACTGCACAAATAGAAGCATCTGTGCCTTTGAAAAAACAGCTTTGGCAACAGACCATAAGCGCCAAAATCAGTAACCAGGCTGGGGTATTAAACTGGCAAAGGTTGCACTGCCAGAACCTTGTGAACTGGGCCAGGGAAGTAAAAAGTGGAGATCCCGATAATCACGAAGCTCTTGCCGCGGCATATTACTGGAAACATTTATTTACACATACAGGAGTTGGAATGGGATTTAAACGGGAACGCGAAGGCTTACCGCCCAATAATCTGTTAAACTATGGTTATGCCATCTTGCGTGCCTTAGTGGCTCGTAGCCTGGTGGCTAGCGGACTTCTACCCACCCTGGGTATTTTTCATCGCAACCAGTACAATGCTTATTGCCTGGCAGATGATATCATGGAGCCATATCGACCATTCGTTGATAAACTGGTATGGGATATTATCAGGATGAATGGAGCGTCTGCGGAATTAAGTCCTTCCGTTAAGAAGAGTTTGCTTGGTATTCCGGCAATGGATGTAAGGATACGTGATGAAAAAAGTCCCTTAATGGTAGCTGTACAACGTACTACTGCTAGCCTCGCACGATGTTTTGAGGGTAAGACTCGGAAAATAGACTATCCAGAATTTGCGAGCCTACCATGA